The region TTGCATATCTAAATCCTCCTTAGATTTTTTTGCATCTAATCTTCTGTTATTTGGCTCTGCTCCGGCTAAAACCAGAGAAAGTTCAATAGGTTCAAATTCATTGATTGTTACTACTCCTGTAGCTTCATCTACCGTGTAGTTTGTGATATAACCACCGATGGAAACTTCTTTGATAGGAGTAGGTTTCATTTTTGCCAATGCGACAATTTTTTCTTCTGCTTTAGGAATTCTTACATAAGCTATCAGCTCACCATTCACTACTTCAGTACTGGCAACAACACCTACAATGTGAAATACACTTTCTCTATGATCAGCAAGGAGAGGTTTACCTTTTAGTTTTTCAGCTGTGAGATTTACGGCTTCTGAGGTAAAGGTTGCATCTGTTGGTTCATAGTTTATAAGTGGTCTAAATACAGTGTTTTCGGAAAGTGCCACAAATGGAATTTCAATATATTCGTCTGTTTCCTTTAGCTTATATTTCTGATTAGTTTTTGCCGTAAGTTTCAGGTTCTTACTCATTACTCACCTTTCAAGAGTTTTGATAAAAAAATAGAACGGGAAGATAGAAAAAGTTAGGACAGGTTGGACAGATAAAGTGTTGTAGTCAGTTTTTTATCCTCATATGTATGAATAACTGTTTCTACAAGATATTTGTTTGCAAGTATATCTACAATGTGAAGAGGGTATATATCAAAAAGAGGTTTTGTCAGGTAAAGTTCCATGTGGTCTTTTTTAGGTATCGCTAATTTTATTAAATCAGTTGTTATTTCTGCTTTATAGTCCTTATGAAACTTATCTTCATTTATATCGTGAAAATGAAGAACCCCATCCATATCAAAAAACCAGATAAAGTTTTTAAGATTCCATGTTTTTTGAACTCTTCTCAGTGCTGTATCTATTGATTCATTCCATATAGGAAAATGATGTTTCTGAATAAATGATTTTTCTGTGAATGCTACTTCGTACTTTACGATAGAGTTTATTATTTCTTTAGGAGTAGTTTTATTGAAGGATTTTGTGATTCTTTCATTTACCAGCTTTATATATTCATCTTTTGCTTTTATAAATATAATTCTCTTGTTTGAAATATCTGTAACATAACCTTTAAAGACCGGATAAAGTTCTTTGTATCCAAGATAAAGTTCTACCCTGTCATCTAATTTTGCTTCAATTTTGGAAACTTTAAGTTGACAATGCTGAGTATGGAATCTTGCGGACTGGAAGACTTTAAATTCCAAAAGATTTTGAGTTTCCTCTTCGTCTCCAATAATAAGTTTAAAGTTGGCTTTGTATATCATTCTTCAACCTGTGGAAATTCTTTTTTGTAAAGGAAGAGAGCCATACCTCCCAGCTCTCTAAACTCTTCAAAAGAGGATGGCTTTCTATGGAAGTATTTCATTATCAATGTTTCAATAAATAGAAGACCGTCATTTTCTATTTCTGTTGCAAACTTTCTGACTTTTTTATTTCTGCTTTCACCTCATCCTCAATTGTTTTAACAAGTACAGGGAATATTCTGATAGCAATAAGAGGAAAACTTTCCAGAACATTTTTCATCTTTTGAGATTCCTCTACCGAGTCAATAATAGCTTCTTTCATTTTTTCTACCAGTTTTATTCCTCTGGCATTCTTGAGCATTTCTTTTGTCTTTTCATAGTTAAAGCTTTTTAGTGTAAATTCTTCAAACATCTCTATTTCAAGTTCAGGGTCATAAACAGGAACATAAAGTTTTTCATCTTCTATATAAGGATCTTCTTCTGTTAGACCTAAATGCTGACCTATTATTACAGCAACTCTATCCCTAACAAGTTCTGGAGAGTCTTTTAGTTTTGTTCTGTCTCGTGGGTCAACAGCTGAAAAAACAAGAACCTTTGATGCTTTTTCTGTCTTTCCTTTTCTATTGAGTTCTATAAATGCGTTAATGTCTTTTTCTGAAGGTGTAGAAAATCTAAAGGTGAAAGTTTGTCCTTGATACTGGATATCAAGCTCCATGTTTTTACCTCACTGATTTGTTTTGATAACAAGATAACCTTTAGGGATGATCTATGTTAGGACAGGTTGGACAAAAAAGCCCCCTATTGCAGGGGGCAAGGGGGGAGTTTAGGGGGAAGGGGGATTAGAACGGAACGTCTTCGTCAGACGGTTCAAAAGAAATATTTTCAACTATATTTAATAGTCGTTCAAGTTCGTCAATCGTTAACTGTTTTGAACTTTCTTTCCCAAATTCTTTAAATATAATCTGTTTAATTTCTTCATTGGATATGTTCTTTTCCTGTGCCACTTCTAAAATAGATTTTAGTAAACCTTTTCTTTTATAAGCTTCCTCTATGTAATCCCTTACTTCTTTCCAGATGTAGTAATTATCTGTTTCTGATAGAGTACCTATTGAGTATTTATCATTTAGTAACTTGTAGTAGTTTATACCCGCTTCATCAGCAAGGAATTTTAATTTATCTTCAAGAACTGTGAGGAGCCTATCAGCTATATCTGAAGCTTCAGATTTCGTTAATTCTTTGGAGCTTTCTTTTCCGGTTTTCTCTCTTAGCCAGTTTTTAAACTCATGGTCATAGAAATCCTTACTGATTAGATTAGCAATAGCATGTAGTATTTTCACTTGTTCCTGTGTTATAGGTTCTTCATCATCTTCCTCATTTATGAATTGAGGTTCTTCGTCAATTTCTTCAACAGATGTGTATCCAGCCACATTGAAAGCTTTTCTTAATGCTCTGTTTACAGCTCTGGTTTCTGCCATTTCTTGTGGATTAGATTTCACTGCCCAACTTTTTTCGTTTGTAGATGCTTTTCCCCATCCAATATAAGGCTCCTTCTGACCTTTCAAATAAACTTCTGCTCTCCATAGATGTATATCTTTTGGGTTATTCCCTAAGAAGTAAGCTTTTCTCTCTTCTTCTGTAGCAGGTCTGGTTTTTATCCCCTGAAGTTTTCCAGAATTGTGGGCTATATGTAATAGTCCAGCGTTAGTTATATAAAGCCTGTCTTGAATAATTGTTAAGTGACCCAATATTGGATTGAGTCCAAGCTGCTGTGCCGCCAAAACTATTAATGCCCTCTGTTCATTTGTGTAAGGTTTCCCTTCTCTGTCTCTAAGTATAAGCTGACCAGCTTGCTGCATAAGTTTATCATAATCAACATTTCCCATTAATGCTGTTGGTGGTGCTAATGTTTTTGTTTCCATGGCTATATTACCTCCTTGTTTTTTTTGATAATACTTTTATCTTGACACCATCTTTTTGAAAAACCTTTTTGATACTATACTCTTTTTTTAGCTCTTCCCAACAATCTGGACAAGCTATTTCTTCTTTTCCATCAATTATTACTCTTGTTGGATGGCAAGTTGAAAATGAACAAAAATCACATCCATAACTAATGTGAAAACTCATTTTGCTCCTCCAGTAGTTTTTGTATAAGTTTGCTTGCTTGCTTTTTTGTTAAATTGTTTAAATCGTATTCGTTTGTTATCTTTACAACTTTCTCTGGTGGAAGTTTTTGAAGTAAAGATAAAATGTAGTTAAGTTGTTTTTTTGTTGCTTCCATACCATATCTTCCCAATCAGTTCAGGATTCTGATAAATATTGCCTACTACGATATAGTTTTCAGACGGGTCTGCCTCGGTAGAAAAATCCCATTCACAAGTATCTTTTATTTTCCAAGAATTTCTACTCCATATTACCTGATAAATTGGGGACTCTTTCATAATAGCTGATACTATTAAGTCACCTTCATATATTGGTTTACTGTTTGCGTCATAATAGCCTGTAAATTGACCAATCGTTTCTGGTCTAACTTCAATCAACAATCCAAATCCACTGTAAACAGCTATTCCATCTACAATATTGGTTAATCCAAGTTCAAAGCCTTCTGGGAATATGAAATATCTACCTTCGGCTGTTCTGATTAGATCTCCTTCTATAAAGTCATATTCTTTTGCTTTTACTGGGATGCCTCTAAACTTTATGTCCTCTAATCTCATAATTGCTTTGCCCCCTTATTTAAAGTTCCCTTAACAGCTTTTACATGGGTTTTCCAAAGGATTGCTTTTTGTTCCTTGATTGCATAAGAGGAAGCAATGGTGTGAGAAACCTGGTCAACTATTTCATCGGCAGTATGTTGACTGAAAGGTTCGTTAGCAATTAGGAGTATTTCAATTATGTACTCTCCAGACTGCTTATAAACTCTGCATACAGCTGCTACTGGATATCTGTTAAACTCAAATAGCTCATATTCACCAATTATATTTCCAAAAAATTTGTTCATTGCTTCATCTATAGAAATAGTTTTAACCTGAGACTGTTCTTTAGGGGATTTTTTCTTAAGCCATGGAAAAATTTTTGATAGCATTCGTTACTCCTCCAGCTTTTTTAAAATTTCATCTCTTATACGGTTCAGGTTTCTTTCAATGTTTTTGATGCTTTTGTCTGCTATAGAAGAAAGGGGCTGTCCAAGAAGCCCCTCTATGCTTCTGACTTTCACGAGTATCTTTTCTGGATAACGGAGTAGTTCCTCAAGCTCTGAAAACACCTCTTCAATCTTGGTATCTGATATGTCTATCTTTTTTCTTTTCTTTTCAAACTGGTTGAGCTCCATCTTGCAAATCTCCTCTATTGTTTTTATCATTTAGTTAGCGTGTGTCTTTACTTGTTTTTTGAGAAGGATCCTCATCTTTGGGGGTTCTTCTCTTTTTATCCAGTAGCGAACCTCTTGTCTATTGGCTGTCTTTTTTGTGAAATAATGTCTCCAGGTTTTGCCAGTTGACCTGCAGATGACCGTTACGAAACTCCCTGATTCCTGGATCTCATAAAATCTGCTGTCAAAATGAACTCTTGAAATACCGAAGTCTAAAACGATGTTTCTCATGTTACACCTCCTACTTAAAGAGTTTTTCTACTAATAAAGGGATTGAAAACATTCATCTTAATTCTCCTTAAAAAGTATTTGATTCAATTTCTTTCTTTAATGCTTTTGCTGGAGCAAACACAGGGACTCTTTTAGATGGAAGCTGTTTTATTTCTCCGTGAGTTTTTACTTTACGGGAACTTCGTATCTTTGTATAGAACACGCCAAAACCCGGAACCTGAAGTCTATCTCCCCGGAGCATTACACTCTTTAAGGTATGAAATACTTCTTCAACTACCTTGTCTGCCACTTCAACAGGAACCTGTGCGTTTTTGGAAACCTGAATCTTTAGTTCTTTGTAAGTCATGTCTTCACCTCCTATGAGTTTCTTATCATTTCTACAAGTATCCATGCACCTGCAAAAATAAAGGCAGAAAAAGCTACTGCTCCTGCAAGTTCTTCCATTTGTCTTCACCTCCTTTTTATCCTTAAGTCTTTATCCTTGATTTGCTTAATCTCACACATTTCAAGCAGCCTTGATATTACTGGTTCTTCTGCGATAAAGTTTGCAAGGTCTTTAAAGCTTGCGTTTGTAGTGATAAAAAGTAGTTTGTCCGTGTTGTATGCATAGTAGATTATTTCTGTTGCAAATTTTCTTTCATATTCATTCAGATTTGGATTGAAATCATCTATCAAATAGCAGTCAAACTCTTTGTATATTTTTCTGGTTTCATTGATATCAAAGTTCTGCAATGATATATATGCTGGTGCATTTACTTTGTATTCCTGTAGAAGTTTCGCTGTTTTATATATGCAGGCAAATGTTTTTCCTATTCCAGCATTTCCTGACAGTATTAATCCCTTTTTGCTCTTGAGGGTTTCCTCAAGGGCTTTTGTTTTTCTTTTTTCTTTCTGGAACACTATATTTATATATTTTTCTGGGAAGTTTCCTTGAAGAAGTTTTTCTTTTATCTGATGTGGCGGTAGAGGTTTAAGAACTTTTACAATTCCTTCTGGTTTTGCTATCCAGTAGTATGTATCACCTTCAAAACAAAGACGCTCTCCATTTACTTTCTTTATAGCTTCTTCTACACTTTTTGCCATCAACATCCTCAAACCCTCCTAAAAGTTTGGAACATCTTCATCATCATCTGAGACATTTGGAATGCTAAGGTCTTCTTCTTCTTGCTCTGCAGCATTAATGTAGAAGTCAAGCCCTCGCTCGTTTTCTGGCGATGTCCATTTTCTCCTTTCCTGGTTTTGTGCTTTCTTTATAGCCGGGAGCAGAGCTCTAAACTGAGTTATTCCTTTTGCTCCTTTTCTTTGTGTTTTCTTGAAATGTTCATAATCGCTTTTTAACTGGTCTGTAGTTTCCCCATTTTGCTGATAGATTTTTACAAGCTCTTTTAGATGTTTTCCGATAATTGCCTGATATTTCACGCTCATAAGTTTTTCCGGTGGGTCATTATTCCAAAGCTGTAAATACCAGCCCATAAGATGTCTGATATCAACCTTGTCTTTTTGTTTTTCTTCAAGATAGACTTGCAGTCCTTTGATGAGTTTGTCTAATTTTTCTCTTGCCTGCTTTCCAGAGCGAGTATCTCTAATCTCTATGAGTTTTTTCAAAATTGTTTCGTGTCTCATAGTGTTACTCCTTTTAGTCTTCTTCTAATGATTTTTAGCCTTTCCTTGATTGCTTCCTCACTTCTTCCAAGTTCTTTTGAAAGCTGAGCAGCCTTTTGTCTGCTATAGCGATAATTATCAGATTTGAAAACTTCAATTAACTTTTGTTCTTCCCATTTCTGCCATTTCTGGAACTTTCTACCTGTTTTTCCACGGTGTCTGCGGCTTTGGTGATACAGTTTGTAATACTCTTTCTTGCATGCATTTGAGCAGAACATCTGTTTTTCTTCAAATGGAACATATTCTCTATTGCATACAGCACACTTTTTCTTTTCTATATACTTCTCCCAATCTGTAGCATATTCTCTAAGAGCAAATATACCTTCTGATACTGCAGTAATTGTTGCCTTATAGAGCTGTTGCTTTATGAAGTCTTTCACTTTGTTTCTTATAAATGCTTTTCCAAGATGTTTATACTTTGTTCCTTCCAGATCCTTGACCACATCTTTTGCTGTAAAAACTTTTCTTTTGACCATAAATGACCAGATGACATTTTTCATAATGAAACCTCTACTGCCTTTATAAGTTTTTTGATTTCTTTTTCTGAAAGCTGGTTTAGTTTCATACCTTTTGCGTAATAAAGAAGCCTATCTATCTCTATTGTTGTCCAGCCTCTTTGTTTTGCGATTTTGAGCAGGTTTTCATCTGTTTTGATTTTGTATGCAGCTGCAAGTTGATTGACCGTTTTTTCCGATAGAGAATCAAGGGATTTTCTGATTATTACACGTTTATTCAGTGCTGGATATTTCGTAATGTGTTTCAGCAGGTCAAGGTCTCCAAGAAGAACAAATCTGATTGGAAATTCTTCAAATACATCCTTTATTTCTCCCATTAAGACTCTTTTTGTTAGCAATCTTTGAGCTTCGTCTAAAATCACAATTGGATACTGCTGTGTTGCCTCAAGATATGTAGCCAAAAACTCAAGTGTTTCCTGGTAGCTTCTTGAAATAGCTGAACCTAAAACTCTTGCAAGTTCCCTTGTAAACTTAGAAGGTGTATCAAGTGTTTGGGAAATTTTCATGTAAAAAACATCATGGTGATGCTTGGTGAGCATTTTTGCGGCTTGGGTTTTGCCAACACCGTAATTTGCAGAGACTATGGCAATACCTTGCTTGTCATCTTTGATTGTCTTTCTCATAAGCAATACTACTTTTTCAAGTTCTTCATAAGCGTGTGTCTTTACTTGCATTTTAGTCCTCCTCTGCTAAGAGTTGTTCTAAGATGTTTGGTTCCTCTTCATCTATCTGTTGTTCTACAGGTAAATTTTCAAGCTGTATCTCCTCAAGGTTTATATCTGGTTTATATGGATCTTCTTGCAGAGCTTCCACCTCAAGCATAGCTTTATCTTCTTCCAGCTTCTGTATTCTCTTCTGGATGCGTTTTTGTTTTTGCTTGATTTGTTTGTCTTTGATTGTCTCAAGGTCTGCTGGCTGGCTGATGAGATTAGCAGTTCCTAAATACTCTCCAGTTTCTGCGTGATAAACAAACAGCTTTGTTATGTTTTCAATGTCTCTTAAACAGAGAACTGGCAGATTTTTTCTTTTTCTGCCCAGCTGGTTTTCTGTCTTGTGATAGATAAATTCATAGATGAGGTTGTCTATCTTTATCTGGTTATTAATCACTTTTCTTTCAAATTTTTGAGCAAATGCCATTCTGATGGTTTCTTCATCTACCTGCCTTGTTTCAAGCCCGTATGAGTTGACCAGCTCCAGTGGTGAGAATGCTCCCTGAATGTGTTTGAAGTTATGAGATTCTTTATTGAAATGCTCTATAGATAGATGCCATAAATCTTCAATGGTTCCCTCAAAGCCTGATGCTCTAATAGTTCTTGCTGTGTCTTTTAGGCTTCTGAAAAATCTTTCTATGATTTTTGAAGATGGGTTATAGGATTTTGTATTTCTGTATTCAACGCCAAGCTCTTTTAAAGCATTTATGATGTAATCGTTTTTGATGATTTTTTCATTGTCAGACTTGATGGCTTTTGGAACTCCGTACTGGATAAAAAGCGTCATCAGGTAGTAAGCAACATCAAGTGAGTTAAAGGCTTTGTTGTAATGTTTTGCGTTTTTCTCTTTGTTTTCAACAATCATTGCCGGGAATACATAGCCTGTGAATGTATCAATAACCTGCATAATTGAGTAATTTTTACCTTCCCACTCATAGCCCGTGGCATCTATTTCCCACAGAGCAACTTCTCTCTTAACAGTTCCTTTAGACTGGACAAACTTTGAGATTTCTTTTTTGAGCCTTCTTTGCTTTTCCAGTTTCTCCTGAGAACCAAACTCTCTGATTATGAAGTAGTCAAGAAAGCTGTAAAATGCTTTTTTCTTCAGGTTTATGTTTTCCTCAAACAAGTCAAGTTTTATCATTTCGTAGATTTGAGAGTTAGACAGAGGTCTGCTTATGCCTTTTTCTTCGGTTCTTAGAGTAAGCAAGGTCTTTAGCTTGCTTTTGAGTTTTTCCGACATAGACTTATAAATCTGCAGGTTCTTCTCTCCTCTTTTTCTTTCTTTTCCTACCTCTCCATTTACAATTCTGTGAACTGTTGATTTGCTTATTCCTGTGATATCTGCTATCTGTCTTATTGAAAAGCCTTGAGAGTAAAGCCGAATTACTTTTGCCTTTGCCTTAGTGTTTTTGCGCATAGCCATTATCTCCTGTTGTATTCAAATAATGCTTTTCTGTCTTTGTAAATCTCCATATCTTTATAGGTCTCTTCTTTAAAGGCAAAGTAAATCTCTTCAAGGATTTCTACA is a window of Persephonella marina EX-H1 DNA encoding:
- a CDS encoding YopX family protein, encoding MRLEDIKFRGIPVKAKEYDFIEGDLIRTAEGRYFIFPEGFELGLTNIVDGIAVYSGFGLLIEVRPETIGQFTGYYDANSKPIYEGDLIVSAIMKESPIYQVIWSRNSWKIKDTCEWDFSTEADPSENYIVVGNIYQNPELIGKIWYGSNKKTT
- a CDS encoding recombinase RecT; translated protein: METKTLAPPTALMGNVDYDKLMQQAGQLILRDREGKPYTNEQRALIVLAAQQLGLNPILGHLTIIQDRLYITNAGLLHIAHNSGKLQGIKTRPATEEERKAYFLGNNPKDIHLWRAEVYLKGQKEPYIGWGKASTNEKSWAVKSNPQEMAETRAVNRALRKAFNVAGYTSVEEIDEEPQFINEEDDEEPITQEQVKILHAIANLISKDFYDHEFKNWLREKTGKESSKELTKSEASDIADRLLTVLEDKLKFLADEAGINYYKLLNDKYSIGTLSETDNYYIWKEVRDYIEEAYKRKGLLKSILEVAQEKNISNEEIKQIIFKEFGKESSKQLTIDELERLLNIVENISFEPSDEDVPF
- a CDS encoding coiled-coil domain-containing protein, yielding MSKNLKLTAKTNQKYKLKETDEYIEIPFVALSENTVFRPLINYEPTDATFTSEAVNLTAEKLKGKPLLADHRESVFHIVGVVASTEVVNGELIAYVRIPKAEEKIVALAKMKPTPIKEVSIGGYITNYTVDEATGVVTINEFEPIELSLVLAGAEPNNRRLDAKKSKEDLDMQEEIKKLLAKNTELESQLKSKDEQIQTLKASLEEKEKEIQKLQAEKQEAEIQAYRTEKLSEVPDTVRDLLKASLEVAKTKEEIDKLTAAFKEKLPKMQAGFTIPNPNDNTQTEDNPFIKY
- a CDS encoding helix-turn-helix domain-containing protein; this encodes MRKNTKAKAKVIRLYSQGFSIRQIADITGISKSTVHRIVNGEVGKERKRGEKNLQIYKSMSEKLKSKLKTLLTLRTEEKGISRPLSNSQIYEMIKLDLFEENINLKKKAFYSFLDYFIIREFGSQEKLEKQRRLKKEISKFVQSKGTVKREVALWEIDATGYEWEGKNYSIMQVIDTFTGYVFPAMIVENKEKNAKHYNKAFNSLDVAYYLMTLFIQYGVPKAIKSDNEKIIKNDYIINALKELGVEYRNTKSYNPSSKIIERFFRSLKDTARTIRASGFEGTIEDLWHLSIEHFNKESHNFKHIQGAFSPLELVNSYGLETRQVDEETIRMAFAQKFERKVINNQIKIDNLIYEFIYHKTENQLGRKRKNLPVLCLRDIENITKLFVYHAETGEYLGTANLISQPADLETIKDKQIKQKQKRIQKRIQKLEEDKAMLEVEALQEDPYKPDINLEEIQLENLPVEQQIDEEEPNILEQLLAEED
- a CDS encoding AAA family ATPase; amino-acid sequence: MQVKTHAYEELEKVVLLMRKTIKDDKQGIAIVSANYGVGKTQAAKMLTKHHHDVFYMKISQTLDTPSKFTRELARVLGSAISRSYQETLEFLATYLEATQQYPIVILDEAQRLLTKRVLMGEIKDVFEEFPIRFVLLGDLDLLKHITKYPALNKRVIIRKSLDSLSEKTVNQLAAAYKIKTDENLLKIAKQRGWTTIEIDRLLYYAKGMKLNQLSEKEIKKLIKAVEVSL
- a CDS encoding ATP-binding protein, yielding MAKSVEEAIKKVNGERLCFEGDTYYWIAKPEGIVKVLKPLPPHQIKEKLLQGNFPEKYINIVFQKEKRKTKALEETLKSKKGLILSGNAGIGKTFACIYKTAKLLQEYKVNAPAYISLQNFDINETRKIYKEFDCYLIDDFNPNLNEYERKFATEIIYYAYNTDKLLFITTNASFKDLANFIAEEPVISRLLEMCEIKQIKDKDLRIKRR
- a CDS encoding HU family DNA-binding protein translates to MTYKELKIQVSKNAQVPVEVADKVVEEVFHTLKSVMLRGDRLQVPGFGVFYTKIRSSRKVKTHGEIKQLPSKRVPVFAPAKALKKEIESNTF